Proteins co-encoded in one Parambassis ranga unplaced genomic scaffold, fParRan2.1 scaffold_187_arrow_ctg1, whole genome shotgun sequence genomic window:
- the LOC114429641 gene encoding UPF0606 protein KIAA1549 isoform X3, which produces MKERAGADIHGQRWMDPALPPRPCSTTRTRMDSRTLMWRHTLSVILLVGGTMVSMVTTSSPAGGVLDLDRKTEPSSYPSSPPLSSPSPARLSAPSWPPDSGYQGKNGGISSAKDSDTEAQGIHLLLRPPDLLSPSLPPPLPPHSQPTLTPSPPWEQGPSLEEAWGSGDYLETLSFMVPEGEELALATPLPSQPYDRDGSEDWVSYDTTFPTRPTLPLSSRLTISPSSSTPSIPLHTHPTIPDVFPTWDEDYDLEDMIPLEPTELLLPDMNSLEYYTNVLARERHRERDREHEGKQVNQTGSKPPITPTATTQTHHLPPSPSLSPAPPSEHEANHPLATPTPPLSLPPTFTGKEKPDTSAISKAPSTSASPAIKPKDPASVPDRHPSYPPSNTTGRVPPPPPLGPPTWPERPPVVAEKPAKFPPTRTTTTKATTTTTITTTTQMTAISLTRAPPVTTPRVAQTPPTRQYLCNVTKPEIYLVRIVSSKGSSAGFSQVRDLLRREFNRSVELQFLRTPSSFAFRVVSGPLIFTAMSVINALRQTPRSSGPVPTVSPLYTIPDLRYQIHSVLQFVPAHVDVRVCNFSERVEKGLMMAYTETRRRSHEAGNITVQLLNITLGIARPMEQKVPVDITFAVRDGRGYLLGSQVSEHMRKLSLVEFSFFIGFPALQIAEPFHYPELNTSHHLRSTWVRTVLLGVQEKQVLERSFKARLERRLALLLEEGLQETSRRRWRRATAVGNNSLQVVRVARLSEPQRPLEVFYFVEGPGGERIPAEVTAATLNRLDLQRAAIVLGHRVQRPLAQPVETLSVPPAETQSSSIWLIVGVVVPVLLAVFIIIILYWKMCGSEKLEFQPDAINTIQQRQKLQAPSVKGFDFAKLHLGQHSKDDIMVIQEPGPLPAPVKEATPSDGADLNTPKSKGSSTKAARSSRRRGRLSPSDGDSLGSDQSSGRESAEESTRPVATSSEGKQHRKMPKNGRNKMAVPSGTGPDELLASSSIFDHVDRLSRGSSDGTRRQANKVQLIAMQPRPSPPPLQAPSQPSPSLTEKVNTEVALRHKSEIEHHRNKLRQRAKRRGQCEFPSMDDIMDAFGDGPVQSEAAQRLYSSAHDHMDCILQADAASPPTPTDSRKRGRRSPRGRRAQPGPGSLPDTDRDRLLTNQSATYRKYPGLNNVAYMSDPDLPPDHGSPSPTDEVFDSAPAPPPYMPPQPSIEEARQQMHSLLDDAFALVSPSSQGSAGVSGISPALPSPSPQGRPSGRQWGSYPAAPSHSPFSARYTELGMSPTSVQGLLQRQGLSSGGFVSTKGHPQESVYTNRGQYDNPPTSSRPRPVGGSTGAQLHHLTQVGLSSQIGAYSGVGRSMSGPTGSSWNQQHSDQDLSRPGASRESVLSFPEFSSAVFQMPSSSLQDPSAPPLLLTSPTPEYPPEDASPSAHTSASLIKAIREELRRLAQKQATVTSYP; this is translated from the exons ATGAAGGAAAGAGCTGGAGCGGACATCCACGGACAGCGGTGGATGGACCCTGCGCTTCCGCCGAGACCCTGCTCCACAACCAGGACCAGGATGGACAGCAGAACCTTGATGTGGAGgcacacactcagtgtgatcCTGCTGGTGGGTGGCACgatggtttccatggtgacaacAAGCTCACCAGCTGGAG GTGTGCTGGACCTGGACAGGAAGACTGAGCCTTCATCATATCCTTCATCACCACCATTGTCTTCCCCCTCCCCTGCAAGACTCTCAGCCCCGAGCTGGCCCCCAGACTCTGGTTACCAAGGTAAAAATGGCGGTATTAGCTCAGCCAAGGACTCGGACACTGAAGCTCAGGGGATCCATCTCCTCCTGAGACCACCAGACCTCCTGTCCCCAAGTCTACCACCGCCCCTGCCCCCACACAGCCAGCCAACTCTCACCCCTTCTCCCCCATGGGAGCAGGGCCCCTCTCTGGAAGAGGCCTGGGGCTCTGGAGACTACCTGGAGACGCTGTCCTTCATGGTACCAGAAGGTGAAGAGCTGGCCCTTGCCACACCGCTGCCCAGCCAACCCTATGACAGGGACGGCAGTGAGGACTGGGTCTCCTACGATACCACCTTCCCTACCCGTCCCAcactccccctctcctcccgcCTTACCATTTCACCTTCCTCATCCACCCCCAGCATCCCCTTGCACACTCACCCCACCATTCCAGATGTCTTCCCCACCTGGGATGAGGACTATGACCTGGAGGACATGATACCTTTGGAGCCGACAGAGCTGCTGTTGCCAGACATGAACAGTCTGGAGTACTACACCAACGTGCTGGCCCGGGAGCGGCACAGGGAACGAGACAGGGAGCACGAGGGGAAACAAGTGAATCAAACGGGCAGTAAACCTCCTATCACAcctacagcaacaacacaaacccACCACCTTCCTCCATCCCCATCTCTGAGCCCCGCTCCTCCATCAGAACACGAAGCCAATCATCCCCTGGCCACGCCcactcctcccctctccctcccacccACATTCACAGGTAAGGAGAAGCCAGATACATCAGCCATATCCAAAGCCCCTTCCacctctgcttctcctgctATTAAACCGAAAGACCCCGCCTCAGTCCCAGACAGACATCCTTCCTATCCCCCGTCCAACACCACCGGCCGTGTCCCGCCCCCGCCCCCACTTGGTCCACCCACCTGGCCTGAGAGGCCTCCAGTGGTTGCAGAGAAGCCTGCAAAGTTTCCACCCACCAGGACCACTACCACTAAAGCAACCACTACCAcaaccatcaccaccaccacccagaTGACAGCCATCAGCCTGACTAGAGCCCCCCCAGTGACCACGCCCAGAGTAGCCCAGACTCCACCCACCAGACAGTACCTGTGCAACGTCACGAAGCCAGAGATTTACCTGGTCAGAATAG TGAGCTCCAAAGGTTCGTCGGCTGGTTTCAGTCAGGTCAGAGATCTCCTGAGGAGAGAGTTCAACCGCTCGGTGGAGCTGCAG TTCCTGAGAACTCCATCCAGCTTTGCTTTTCGAGTCGTTTCGGGGCCATTGATCTTCACCGCCATGTCTGTCATCAATGCCCTTCGTCAAACACCTCGCAGCTCCGGCCCTGTTCCCACGGTGTCCCCACTGTACACCATTCCTGACCTCCGGTACCAGATCCACTCTGTGCTGCAGTTTGTCCCCGCCCATGTCGATGTTAGAGTCTGCAACTTCAGCGAGCGAGTGGAGAAAGGGCTCATGATGGCGTATACCGAGACAAGAAGGCGATCACATGAGGCAGGAAACATCACTGTACAG ctgctgaacaTCACCTTGGGCATAGCCCGACCAATGGAGCAGAAAGTTCCTGTTGACATCACATTTGCAGTGCGTGATGGTCGGGGCTACCTGCTGGGGTCACAAGTCAGCGAGCACATGAGGAAGCTCAGCCTGGTCGAGTTTAGCTTCTTCATTGGATTTCCTGCCTTGCAGATTGCGGAAC CCTTTCACTATCCTGAGCTAAACACTTCCCACCACCTGCGCTCCACCTGGGTCCGTACAG tCCTGCTGGGAGTTCAGGAGAAGCAGGTATTAGAGAGAAGTTTCAAAGCTCGACTGGAGCGGCggctggctctgctgctggaggagggaCTGCAGGAaaccagcaggaggcgctggAGGAGAGCCACAGCTGTAGGGAACAACAGCTTACAG GTGGTTCGGGTGGCCAGGCTGTCTGAGCCACAGCGCCCCTTGGAGGTCTTTTACTTTGTGGAGGGTCCGGGTGGTGAGAGGATCCCAGCTGAGGTGACTGCCGCTACCCTGAACCGCCTCGACCTGCAAAGGGCTGCTATCGTCCTTGGACACAGAGTCCAGAGACCTCTAGCCCAGC CTGTGGAGACTCTTTCTGTCCCTCCGGCAGagactcagagcagcagcatctgGTTGATTGTTGGCGTGGTTGTTCCTGTTCTGTTGGCAgtctttatcatcatcatcctctacTGGAAGATGTGCGGTTCAGAGAAGCTTGAGTTCCAGCCAGACGCCATCAACACAATCCAGCAGAGGCAGAAG CTTCAGGCTCCCAGCGTCAAAGGCTTTGACTTTGCAAAGTTGCACCTCGGTCAGCACAGCAAAGACGACATCATGGTGATCCAAGAGCCTGGCCCACTGCCGGCACCTGTCAAAGAAGCCACGCCCTCCGACGGTGCAGACCTCAACACCCCCAAATCCAAAGGATCTTCCACCAAGGCAGCGCGGTCAAGTCGCCGCAGGGGAAG ACTCAGCCCGTCCGATGGTGACTCATTAGGAAGCGACCAGTCGAGTGGAAGGGAGTCAGCAGAAGAAAGCACCCGGCCTGTAGCCACGTCCAGCGAGGGGAAGCAGCACAGGAAAATGCCGAAAAATG GGAGGAACAAGATGG CTGTTCCATCAGGCACTGGTCCAGATGAGCTTCTGGCCTCATCCTCCATCTTTGACCATGTTGACCGTCTGTCCCGTGGGTCATCTGACGGCACCCGTCGTCAGGCCAATAAGGTACAGCTCATTGCAATGCAGCCACGGCCAAGCCCCCCTCCACTTCAAGCCCCTTCACAACCAAGCCCCTCCCTCACTGAAAAGGTCAACACAGAG GTGGCACTGAGGCACAAATCAGAAATTGAGCACCACAGAAACAAACTGCGCCAGCGGGCTAAGAGGCGGGGTCAGTGTGAGTTTCCCTCCATGGATGACATCATGGATGCATTTGGAGACGGGCCAGTTCAGAGTGAGGCGGCGCAGCGACTCTACAGCTCCGCCCATGACCACATGGACTGCATCCTGCAGGCCGATGCCGCCTCACCCCCCACACCCACAGACTCCAGGAAAAG AGGGAGGCGTTCTCCACGGGGTCGGCGGGCGCAACCAGGACCCGGAAGTCTTCCTGATACAGACAGAGACCGGCTGCTCACCAAccagagcgccacctacaggaaataCCCAGGACTTAACAATGTGGCCTACATG TCGGACCCTGACCTGCCACCCGACCATGGCAGCCCTTCCCCTACTGATGAGGTATTTGACTCCGCCCCAGCTCCTCCCCCCTACATGCCTCCCCAGCCCTCCATTGAGGAAGCCCGGCAGCAGATGCACTCCCTTCTGGATGATGCCTTTGCCCTGGTATCACCGTCCTCACAAGGCAGCGCCGGGGTAAGCGGGATAAGCCCTGCCTTGCCCAGCCCCTCCCCTCAGGGCCGGCCCTCGGGCCGGCAGTGGGGCTCTTACCCAGCAGCCCCCTCTCACAGCCCATTCTCTGCA AGATACACAGAACTCGGAATGTCCCCTACATCAGTGCAGGGCCTGCTCCAGAG GCAGGGCCTGAGCTCAGGAGGCTTTGTCTCTACTAAAGGACATCCACAGGAGTCGGTTTACACTAACAGGGGACAGTACGACAATCCCCCAACTTCCTCCAGACCACGACCTGTTGGAGGCAGCACAG GTGCTCAGCTTCACCACCTGACGCAGGTGGGTCTGTCCAGTCAGATTGGGGCCTACTCCGGGGTGGGTCGCAGCATGTCTGGGCCCACAGGTTCAAGTTGGAACCAACAGCATTCAGACCAGGACCTGAGCAGACCGGGAGCGAGCAGAGAGAGC GTGCTGTCCTTTCCTGAGTTCTCCTCCGCTGTTTTCCAGATGCCCAGCTCCTCATTGCAGGACccatctgctcctcctctccttctgacCTCACCAACTCCAGAGTATCCTCCGGAGGATGCCTCACCCTCCGCCCACACCTCAGCCTCTCTTATTAAAGCTATCAGGGAGGAGCTGCGACGGCTGGCCCAGAAACAGGCTACAGTGACCAGCTACCCTTAG
- the LOC114429641 gene encoding UPF0606 protein KIAA1549 isoform X4: protein MKERAGADIHGQRWMDPALPPRPCSTTRTRMDSRTLMWRHTLSVILLVGGTMVSMVTTSSPAGGVLDLDRKTEPSSYPSSPPLSSPSPARLSAPSWPPDSGYQGKNGGISSAKDSDTEAQGIHLLLRPPDLLSPSLPPPLPPHSQPTLTPSPPWEQGPSLEEAWGSGDYLETLSFMVPEGEELALATPLPSQPYDRDGSEDWVSYDTTFPTRPTLPLSSRLTISPSSSTPSIPLHTHPTIPDVFPTWDEDYDLEDMIPLEPTELLLPDMNSLEYYTNVLARERHRERDREHEGKQVNQTGSKPPITPTATTQTHHLPPSPSLSPAPPSEHEANHPLATPTPPLSLPPTFTGKEKPDTSAISKAPSTSASPAIKPKDPASVPDRHPSYPPSNTTGRVPPPPPLGPPTWPERPPVVAEKPAKFPPTRTTTTKATTTTTITTTTQMTAISLTRAPPVTTPRVAQTPPTRQYLCNVTKPEIYLVRIVSSKGSSAGFSQVRDLLRREFNRSVELQFLRTPSSFAFRVVSGPLIFTAMSVINALRQTPRSSGPVPTVSPLYTIPDLRYQIHSVLQFVPAHVDVRVCNFSERVEKGLMMAYTETRRRSHEAGNITVQLLNITLGIARPMEQKVPVDITFAVRDGRGYLLGSQVSEHMRKLSLVEFSFFIGFPALQIAEPFHYPELNTSHHLRSTWVRTVLLGVQEKQVLERSFKARLERRLALLLEEGLQETSRRRWRRATAVGNNSLQVVRVARLSEPQRPLEVFYFVEGPGGERIPAEVTAATLNRLDLQRAAIVLGHRVQRPLAQPVETLSVPPAETQSSSIWLIVGVVVPVLLAVFIIIILYWKMCGSEKLEFQPDAINTIQQRQKLQAPSVKGFDFAKLHLGQHSKDDIMVIQEPGPLPAPVKEATPSDGADLNTPKSKGSSTKAARSSRRRGRLSPSDGDSLGSDQSSGRESAEESTRPVATSSEGKQHRKMPKNGESHADIITCRRNKMAVPSGTGPDELLASSSIFDHVDRLSRGSSDGTRRQANKVQLIAMQPRPSPPPLQAPSQPSPSLTEKVNTEVALRHKSEIEHHRNKLRQRAKRRGQCEFPSMDDIMDAFGDGPVQSEAAQRLYSSAHDHMDCILQADAASPPTPTDSRKRGRRSPRGRRAQPGPGSLPDTDRDRLLTNQSATYRKYPGLNNVAYMSDPDLPPDHGSPSPTDEVFDSAPAPPPYMPPQPSIEEARQQMHSLLDDAFALVSPSSQGSAGRYTELGMSPTSVQGLLQRQGLSSGGFVSTKGHPQESVYTNRGQYDNPPTSSRPRPVGGSTGAQLHHLTQVGLSSQIGAYSGVGRSMSGPTGSSWNQQHSDQDLSRPGASRESVLSFPEFSSAVFQMPSSSLQDPSAPPLLLTSPTPEYPPEDASPSAHTSASLIKAIREELRRLAQKQATVTSYP from the exons ATGAAGGAAAGAGCTGGAGCGGACATCCACGGACAGCGGTGGATGGACCCTGCGCTTCCGCCGAGACCCTGCTCCACAACCAGGACCAGGATGGACAGCAGAACCTTGATGTGGAGgcacacactcagtgtgatcCTGCTGGTGGGTGGCACgatggtttccatggtgacaacAAGCTCACCAGCTGGAG GTGTGCTGGACCTGGACAGGAAGACTGAGCCTTCATCATATCCTTCATCACCACCATTGTCTTCCCCCTCCCCTGCAAGACTCTCAGCCCCGAGCTGGCCCCCAGACTCTGGTTACCAAGGTAAAAATGGCGGTATTAGCTCAGCCAAGGACTCGGACACTGAAGCTCAGGGGATCCATCTCCTCCTGAGACCACCAGACCTCCTGTCCCCAAGTCTACCACCGCCCCTGCCCCCACACAGCCAGCCAACTCTCACCCCTTCTCCCCCATGGGAGCAGGGCCCCTCTCTGGAAGAGGCCTGGGGCTCTGGAGACTACCTGGAGACGCTGTCCTTCATGGTACCAGAAGGTGAAGAGCTGGCCCTTGCCACACCGCTGCCCAGCCAACCCTATGACAGGGACGGCAGTGAGGACTGGGTCTCCTACGATACCACCTTCCCTACCCGTCCCAcactccccctctcctcccgcCTTACCATTTCACCTTCCTCATCCACCCCCAGCATCCCCTTGCACACTCACCCCACCATTCCAGATGTCTTCCCCACCTGGGATGAGGACTATGACCTGGAGGACATGATACCTTTGGAGCCGACAGAGCTGCTGTTGCCAGACATGAACAGTCTGGAGTACTACACCAACGTGCTGGCCCGGGAGCGGCACAGGGAACGAGACAGGGAGCACGAGGGGAAACAAGTGAATCAAACGGGCAGTAAACCTCCTATCACAcctacagcaacaacacaaacccACCACCTTCCTCCATCCCCATCTCTGAGCCCCGCTCCTCCATCAGAACACGAAGCCAATCATCCCCTGGCCACGCCcactcctcccctctccctcccacccACATTCACAGGTAAGGAGAAGCCAGATACATCAGCCATATCCAAAGCCCCTTCCacctctgcttctcctgctATTAAACCGAAAGACCCCGCCTCAGTCCCAGACAGACATCCTTCCTATCCCCCGTCCAACACCACCGGCCGTGTCCCGCCCCCGCCCCCACTTGGTCCACCCACCTGGCCTGAGAGGCCTCCAGTGGTTGCAGAGAAGCCTGCAAAGTTTCCACCCACCAGGACCACTACCACTAAAGCAACCACTACCAcaaccatcaccaccaccacccagaTGACAGCCATCAGCCTGACTAGAGCCCCCCCAGTGACCACGCCCAGAGTAGCCCAGACTCCACCCACCAGACAGTACCTGTGCAACGTCACGAAGCCAGAGATTTACCTGGTCAGAATAG TGAGCTCCAAAGGTTCGTCGGCTGGTTTCAGTCAGGTCAGAGATCTCCTGAGGAGAGAGTTCAACCGCTCGGTGGAGCTGCAG TTCCTGAGAACTCCATCCAGCTTTGCTTTTCGAGTCGTTTCGGGGCCATTGATCTTCACCGCCATGTCTGTCATCAATGCCCTTCGTCAAACACCTCGCAGCTCCGGCCCTGTTCCCACGGTGTCCCCACTGTACACCATTCCTGACCTCCGGTACCAGATCCACTCTGTGCTGCAGTTTGTCCCCGCCCATGTCGATGTTAGAGTCTGCAACTTCAGCGAGCGAGTGGAGAAAGGGCTCATGATGGCGTATACCGAGACAAGAAGGCGATCACATGAGGCAGGAAACATCACTGTACAG ctgctgaacaTCACCTTGGGCATAGCCCGACCAATGGAGCAGAAAGTTCCTGTTGACATCACATTTGCAGTGCGTGATGGTCGGGGCTACCTGCTGGGGTCACAAGTCAGCGAGCACATGAGGAAGCTCAGCCTGGTCGAGTTTAGCTTCTTCATTGGATTTCCTGCCTTGCAGATTGCGGAAC CCTTTCACTATCCTGAGCTAAACACTTCCCACCACCTGCGCTCCACCTGGGTCCGTACAG tCCTGCTGGGAGTTCAGGAGAAGCAGGTATTAGAGAGAAGTTTCAAAGCTCGACTGGAGCGGCggctggctctgctgctggaggagggaCTGCAGGAaaccagcaggaggcgctggAGGAGAGCCACAGCTGTAGGGAACAACAGCTTACAG GTGGTTCGGGTGGCCAGGCTGTCTGAGCCACAGCGCCCCTTGGAGGTCTTTTACTTTGTGGAGGGTCCGGGTGGTGAGAGGATCCCAGCTGAGGTGACTGCCGCTACCCTGAACCGCCTCGACCTGCAAAGGGCTGCTATCGTCCTTGGACACAGAGTCCAGAGACCTCTAGCCCAGC CTGTGGAGACTCTTTCTGTCCCTCCGGCAGagactcagagcagcagcatctgGTTGATTGTTGGCGTGGTTGTTCCTGTTCTGTTGGCAgtctttatcatcatcatcctctacTGGAAGATGTGCGGTTCAGAGAAGCTTGAGTTCCAGCCAGACGCCATCAACACAATCCAGCAGAGGCAGAAG CTTCAGGCTCCCAGCGTCAAAGGCTTTGACTTTGCAAAGTTGCACCTCGGTCAGCACAGCAAAGACGACATCATGGTGATCCAAGAGCCTGGCCCACTGCCGGCACCTGTCAAAGAAGCCACGCCCTCCGACGGTGCAGACCTCAACACCCCCAAATCCAAAGGATCTTCCACCAAGGCAGCGCGGTCAAGTCGCCGCAGGGGAAG ACTCAGCCCGTCCGATGGTGACTCATTAGGAAGCGACCAGTCGAGTGGAAGGGAGTCAGCAGAAGAAAGCACCCGGCCTGTAGCCACGTCCAGCGAGGGGAAGCAGCACAGGAAAATGCCGAAAAATGGTGAAAGTCACGCTGACATCATCACATGCA GGAGGAACAAGATGG CTGTTCCATCAGGCACTGGTCCAGATGAGCTTCTGGCCTCATCCTCCATCTTTGACCATGTTGACCGTCTGTCCCGTGGGTCATCTGACGGCACCCGTCGTCAGGCCAATAAGGTACAGCTCATTGCAATGCAGCCACGGCCAAGCCCCCCTCCACTTCAAGCCCCTTCACAACCAAGCCCCTCCCTCACTGAAAAGGTCAACACAGAG GTGGCACTGAGGCACAAATCAGAAATTGAGCACCACAGAAACAAACTGCGCCAGCGGGCTAAGAGGCGGGGTCAGTGTGAGTTTCCCTCCATGGATGACATCATGGATGCATTTGGAGACGGGCCAGTTCAGAGTGAGGCGGCGCAGCGACTCTACAGCTCCGCCCATGACCACATGGACTGCATCCTGCAGGCCGATGCCGCCTCACCCCCCACACCCACAGACTCCAGGAAAAG AGGGAGGCGTTCTCCACGGGGTCGGCGGGCGCAACCAGGACCCGGAAGTCTTCCTGATACAGACAGAGACCGGCTGCTCACCAAccagagcgccacctacaggaaataCCCAGGACTTAACAATGTGGCCTACATG TCGGACCCTGACCTGCCACCCGACCATGGCAGCCCTTCCCCTACTGATGAGGTATTTGACTCCGCCCCAGCTCCTCCCCCCTACATGCCTCCCCAGCCCTCCATTGAGGAAGCCCGGCAGCAGATGCACTCCCTTCTGGATGATGCCTTTGCCCTGGTATCACCGTCCTCACAAGGCAGCGCCGGG AGATACACAGAACTCGGAATGTCCCCTACATCAGTGCAGGGCCTGCTCCAGAG GCAGGGCCTGAGCTCAGGAGGCTTTGTCTCTACTAAAGGACATCCACAGGAGTCGGTTTACACTAACAGGGGACAGTACGACAATCCCCCAACTTCCTCCAGACCACGACCTGTTGGAGGCAGCACAG GTGCTCAGCTTCACCACCTGACGCAGGTGGGTCTGTCCAGTCAGATTGGGGCCTACTCCGGGGTGGGTCGCAGCATGTCTGGGCCCACAGGTTCAAGTTGGAACCAACAGCATTCAGACCAGGACCTGAGCAGACCGGGAGCGAGCAGAGAGAGC GTGCTGTCCTTTCCTGAGTTCTCCTCCGCTGTTTTCCAGATGCCCAGCTCCTCATTGCAGGACccatctgctcctcctctccttctgacCTCACCAACTCCAGAGTATCCTCCGGAGGATGCCTCACCCTCCGCCCACACCTCAGCCTCTCTTATTAAAGCTATCAGGGAGGAGCTGCGACGGCTGGCCCAGAAACAGGCTACAGTGACCAGCTACCCTTAG